TCCAAATTTTCATGGAAATCAAATTGCATTCAATGAAACAAATGGCAAAACCTATCTCTGGTATCCTAATAATAAAAAACTAATTATGGGAAACTATAAAATTAAAAACAACAGTGTCCTTTGTTTTATGTATTTTGGAAATGTAAAAAATGAAGTGACTGGTGAAGTTGGAGGAGTTTGGAATTGTACACCGTTACATTCTTATTATGTTCGAATTAAGGAAAAAACGAATTCTAATGTATTTCAAATGAATGAGAGTTTAAAAATGCCTTTTATTCTAAATCGTTTTCCAGAAGAATCATTTTCCTCTTTATTGGAAAAATATAAATTAACCAAAGAAAATTGATTTGTTTTGAACCTAAAATCGAATGAGGTTTAGAATCTTTCTGACCAATCAATTCTCCTTTTTTAAAAACCCAATCTAATTCACATCAATCCGAATACAACACCGATTCCCTGTTAGAAAATACAACGGAAGTTCCATTTGGTGCTACATATTGTTTTTTCCCATTCTCCCATTCCACAATCGTGTAATTGGATCCTCGAAATACAATTTGGTTCCCAGGGAAAACATTGGCTTCCCATCCATCCCCATACCAACGGTAGTTTCCTTTTTTCCATAGGAAAAAGTATGATCCCTTCGGTCCTAAAAACTCCCCTTCTCGTTTACCAGAAAAATCTTCTACATTGGCTAAAAAGACACGTGTCAAGGAAGGAATTTCGTCATACGATTTGATCTCTTTTGCTGTTTCTTTTATAGAAAATCCCTTTTCTAAAAAGGAATCAAATTCGTTTGGATTTTTAGAAGTCATTATAGTAAATCCAGAAAGGGAAAGTGGTTTTGTTTTTTTTAAGATATCAATTTTATCAGTCTCAAATTGTTTTGTACTGTCTTTCAGTAAAGTATCAGCACTCACACCCGTTACTTTTTGTTAGGCGAGTGTAGAATCAAGTCCCAAACAAGTTTCCTTTTGGTAGGATGTGATTGTGTCTTTTCCATAAACATCATGCAAATGTTTTACAAGGATGGCACCAATCAGATAGGGAATGTTATCCTTGTATTTGGCATCAACCAAGGATTTGAAATTTTTTGGAACTTTGTTTTCACGGATTAACTTTTCAGTTTCCATATACAACCAAACTCGTTTACGGTCGCTAAAGCGAGATTCAATATAAGACGCGAATCCTTCTTCAAACCAAGGGTCCATAATTTCTTGGTTAGGTGCCTTGCCCGTTTCTGCGATGGTTTTTAAACAGGAAACTTGTTCTGCGTTTCTGGTTAATTTTTGGATGGCCATACTAAAATTGACCCGACGAAGTGAATCGGCATCAAAATTGGGATTCCCTGTTTTTTCTGGCATCTGTTCGCCACAACAAAGTACAATGGCATCCTTTCCACCAAGTCCCAACTCCCCTGGGAGTGCCCCTGGAAGATCAAAACCAACATATTCTTTAGCTGTAACATACTCATCAAAAAGTAGAACAGGAATTTTTCCCCTATTTTCAAATCCAAATTCTTGTTTTAAATAGGAAAATAGTGTTTTGGTTTTGACTTCATCACCAAACACGCGTAAAAATTCACTCCACTTTTCGGAACCATAAAACACTAAGTTACTCAATTCCAACTTTGGTTTTCCAAACTGGGATTCATTCACAAGTAAATAGTTTTGGAACTCGAGTGGTTTTTGGAATGTGGTATCGTATTCTTTTCTGTTAGAAATCCAATATTTAGTGATTTTGGTATTGTCTGGATAATTCCATACAAGTGTCGGTGAACATCCATTACACGAACTGG
The sequence above is a segment of the Leptospira sp. WS39.C2 genome. Coding sequences within it:
- a CDS encoding peptidase MA family protein, with the translated sequence MKRFLILTFVFFLGSFLYSDSERKPVPLKRGSGADVLYFDFGETAPTSFFQSEKLQEPKLEDLKLGFLDAAPGYYSGPDGGEVYQWAKNHYQWKRADGSVFTEWPTGIFKLDFPTGIGFVFAPTPSSCNGCSPTLVWNYPDNTKITKYWISNRKEYDTTFQKPLEFQNYLLVNESQFGKPKLELSNLVFYGSEKWSEFLRVFGDEVKTKTLFSYLKQEFGFENRGKIPVLLFDEYVTAKEYVGFDLPGALPGELGLGGKDAIVLCCGEQMPEKTGNPNFDADSLRRVNFSMAIQKLTRNAEQVSCLKTIAETGKAPNQEIMDPWFEEGFASYIESRFSDRKRVWLYMETEKLIRENKVPKNFKSLVDAKYKDNIPYLIGAILVKHLHDVYGKDTITSYQKETCLGLDSTLA